From the Nodularia sp. NIES-3585 genome, one window contains:
- a CDS encoding lysophospholipid acyltransferase family protein, whose product MLQEKHKSETRLGWSLDERDPKFIESLMPLLSFLYNYYFRVETSGWHHIQPEEKVLFVGSHNGGLAAPDMSMMMYDWFRRFGFEKPVYGLMHPHVWQFTPAIAKMAAKSGAVIAHPKMAYAALRSGASVLVYPGGAEDVFRPHDLRNQIYFAGRQGFIKLALRENVPIVPVISTGAHDTLFVLGDFYKTLQQLHEWGMPWLFGVDPVVFPIYLGLPWGLAFGPLPNIPLPVPIHTRVCKPIVFERYGREAASDRHYVHECYELVVNQMQQELDKLVKLSAKG is encoded by the coding sequence ATGTTACAAGAGAAACATAAAAGCGAAACAAGACTTGGTTGGTCTTTAGATGAACGAGATCCAAAGTTCATCGAATCTTTAATGCCCTTATTGAGCTTTTTGTATAATTACTACTTTCGAGTTGAAACTAGTGGTTGGCATCATATACAACCCGAAGAAAAAGTTCTCTTCGTTGGTTCTCACAATGGAGGACTGGCCGCTCCTGATATGTCGATGATGATGTATGACTGGTTCCGAAGATTTGGCTTTGAGAAGCCTGTCTACGGTCTCATGCATCCCCATGTTTGGCAATTCACCCCTGCAATAGCCAAAATGGCTGCCAAAAGTGGAGCAGTTATAGCTCATCCGAAAATGGCTTACGCCGCTTTGCGTTCTGGGGCGAGTGTCTTGGTCTATCCTGGCGGAGCAGAAGATGTCTTTCGTCCGCATGATTTGCGTAATCAGATTTATTTTGCGGGACGGCAAGGATTTATTAAGCTAGCACTACGGGAGAACGTCCCGATTGTACCTGTAATTTCTACTGGCGCTCATGATACTCTGTTTGTGTTGGGTGACTTCTATAAAACTTTACAGCAACTCCATGAATGGGGAATGCCTTGGTTGTTTGGCGTTGATCCGGTAGTCTTTCCTATTTATTTGGGATTACCCTGGGGATTAGCATTTGGGCCTCTTCCGAATATCCCATTGCCAGTGCCTATTCACACACGGGTGTGTAAACCTATTGTATTTGAACGCTACGGTCGGGAAGCGGCAAGCGATCGCCACTATGTCCATGAATGCTATGAATTAGTTGTAAATCAGATGCAGCAAGAGTTAGACAAATTAGTTAAACTCAGTGCTAAGGGCTGA
- the mazF gene encoding endoribonuclease MazF, whose translation MVALVNSYVPSRGDIVYLDFDPTKGHEQRGHRPAFVISPQVYNEKTSLALFMPITKQQKGYPFEVILPSGLKTHGVILTDQMKCLDWKARGVQFVESVAPEVTEEVQARISPLLW comes from the coding sequence TTGGTAGCGCTAGTAAATTCTTATGTTCCTAGCCGGGGAGATATCGTTTATTTAGACTTTGATCCCACGAAAGGACACGAACAGAGGGGACATAGACCTGCTTTTGTGATTTCTCCCCAGGTCTATAACGAAAAAACTTCTTTAGCTTTATTCATGCCCATAACAAAGCAACAAAAGGGTTATCCTTTTGAAGTAATTCTACCCTCCGGGCTAAAAACTCATGGAGTCATTCTCACAGACCAAATGAAGTGTTTAGACTGGAAGGCTCGTGGTGTTCAGTTTGTTGAATCTGTAGCACCAGAAGTAACGGAAGAAGTGCAAGCAAGGATTTCGCCATTGCTATGGTAA
- a CDS encoding AbrB/MazE/SpoVT family DNA-binding domain-containing protein yields MVANIAKWGNSLAVRIPQNLAREIHLTEGSEVNLSVVDGNLVIKLKKPRRYSLDELIEQITPENLHAEVDSGVAVGNEAW; encoded by the coding sequence ATGGTTGCAAATATTGCCAAGTGGGGAAACAGCCTGGCTGTTCGTATTCCACAAAATTTAGCTAGGGAGATCCATTTAACTGAAGGCTCCGAAGTCAATCTGAGTGTGGTAGATGGAAACTTGGTGATTAAGCTGAAAAAGCCTAGGCGGTACTCACTGGACGAGCTGATTGAGCAAATCACCCCAGAAAATCTCCATGCTGAAGTTGATAGTGGAGTTGCTGTGGGGAACGAAGCTTGGTAG
- the miaB gene encoding tRNA (N6-isopentenyl adenosine(37)-C2)-methylthiotransferase MiaB — protein MTTSNRHYHIITFGCQMNKADSERMAGILEDMGFVWSEDPNNADLILYNTCTIRDNAEHKVYSYLGRQAKRKQEEPGLTLIVAGCVAQQEGEALLRRVPELDLVMGPQHANRLQDLLTSVLNGNQVVATESVHIMEDITQPRRDSSVTAWVNIIYGCNERCTYCVVPNVRGVEQSRTPEAIRAEMEELGRQGYKEITLLGQNIDAYGRDLPGTTSEGRHLHNFTDLLYYVHDIPGIERLRFATSHPRYFTERLIKACAELPKVCEHFHIPFQSGDNELLKAMSRGYTHEKYRRIIDTIRRYMPDASISGDAIVGFPGETEAQFENTLKLVEDIGFDLLNTAAYSPRPGTPAALWTNQLSEEVKSDRLQRLNHLVNVKASERSQRYMGRIEDVLVEDQNSKDPTQVMGRTGGNRLTFFTGDISQLKGQIVKVKITEVRAFSLTGEPVEVCQAVPV, from the coding sequence ATGACTACTTCTAATCGCCATTACCACATTATTACTTTCGGTTGCCAAATGAATAAAGCCGACTCAGAGCGCATGGCTGGCATTTTAGAAGACATGGGCTTTGTATGGTCGGAAGACCCCAATAATGCAGATTTGATTCTCTACAATACCTGCACGATTCGCGATAACGCCGAACACAAAGTGTATTCTTACCTCGGTAGACAAGCCAAACGCAAGCAAGAAGAGCCTGGTTTAACGCTGATTGTTGCGGGTTGTGTCGCCCAGCAGGAAGGAGAAGCCTTATTACGACGAGTCCCAGAATTGGATTTGGTCATGGGACCACAACACGCCAACCGGCTTCAAGATTTGCTGACATCAGTTTTAAATGGTAATCAAGTTGTGGCCACTGAGTCGGTTCACATCATGGAAGATATTACTCAGCCCCGAAGAGATAGTAGTGTGACTGCTTGGGTGAATATCATTTATGGCTGTAATGAACGCTGCACCTATTGTGTGGTTCCTAATGTCCGTGGTGTAGAACAATCTCGCACCCCAGAAGCCATACGTGCCGAAATGGAAGAACTGGGGCGACAAGGTTATAAAGAAATTACTCTACTCGGTCAAAACATTGACGCTTACGGTCGAGATTTGCCTGGGACAACTTCAGAAGGTCGGCATCTGCATAATTTTACAGATTTACTTTATTATGTGCATGATATTCCAGGGATTGAAAGGTTAAGATTTGCTACTAGTCATCCCCGTTATTTTACTGAAAGATTAATTAAGGCTTGTGCTGAGTTACCCAAGGTGTGTGAACACTTTCACATTCCCTTTCAATCAGGGGATAATGAACTATTGAAAGCAATGTCACGGGGTTATACTCACGAGAAATATCGCCGGATTATTGATACGATTCGGCGATATATGCCTGATGCGTCAATTAGTGGCGATGCCATTGTGGGCTTTCCTGGAGAGACGGAAGCACAGTTTGAAAATACTCTGAAGTTGGTAGAAGATATCGGCTTTGATTTATTGAATACAGCCGCATATTCTCCGCGCCCTGGTACACCGGCAGCTTTGTGGACAAATCAACTCAGTGAAGAAGTGAAGAGCGATCGCCTACAAAGATTAAACCATTTAGTTAACGTTAAAGCATCCGAGCGATCGCAGCGTTATATGGGACGTATCGAAGATGTCTTAGTCGAAGACCAAAACTCCAAAGATCCCACCCAAGTCATGGGACGCACTGGTGGTAATCGTTTGACTTTCTTTACTGGAGACATCAGCCAATTAAAAGGGCAAATTGTCAAGGTAAAAATTACTGAAGTTCGGGCTTTTAGTTTAACTGGTGAACCCGTAGAAGTTTGCCAAGCAGTGCCAGTGTAA
- a CDS encoding energy transducer TonB, whose translation MSFSGITVKHRSQEVEALKTFLIYSLIGSLTLHIGVLASGIGSLLVRVPKEQYEPIELAIIDPIEEPPVEKPEKPPEIIPETIKIPELTKIVTSRVTPITPVKIEPTFSQPAVAPQQQQPTVTPPAPKVESVKTPPISQPTVSQPAQPTTITTAQPQPTSPARQESVAKLESLLTATTSSSESTIAVPQTNQASEQLRGTLSGLRDSRVTQSSNTVASGINNNNNTSNSTRVQRSPIAVAPTAPSTPQIKTGPQNNNSGNNSRGSGDGRAACTQCNVSYPESARRRGDEGKVEVAVDTDSNGNVIGAPRLLNSSGNRRLDEETLRQARNWKFKPSESGREGVSISTEFAIEGSRRHRQVQERKRKEQEQARQRSRERAASSSTPTPSPNTPPASTTSTPTVRARREITPTAPAAPVTRPAAATPVRQPRQQNTAAGSSSGTSTTPTPSQSNVRDSLRRVKRQRTNPAPAPAAARPAPRPAPAAQPSTNRRPRPTASTPAPAAPAPSSASQNQLRNSLRNSRQAAPSEPASQE comes from the coding sequence ATGAGCTTTTCCGGCATTACTGTCAAACATCGTTCCCAAGAAGTTGAAGCTCTCAAGACTTTCTTGATTTACAGTCTAATTGGCTCGTTAACGCTACACATCGGCGTACTAGCTTCGGGTATAGGTAGTTTGTTGGTGAGAGTGCCGAAAGAACAATACGAACCAATAGAGTTAGCAATTATCGATCCCATAGAAGAGCCGCCGGTCGAAAAACCAGAAAAACCGCCAGAAATAATTCCTGAAACAATTAAAATACCTGAACTGACCAAGATTGTGACGAGTAGAGTCACACCAATAACTCCGGTAAAAATTGAGCCAACATTTTCCCAGCCTGCTGTAGCGCCTCAACAACAGCAGCCAACGGTAACTCCACCAGCACCAAAGGTTGAAAGTGTTAAAACTCCGCCGATTTCCCAACCAACAGTTTCTCAGCCAGCCCAACCAACTACTATAACCACTGCACAGCCCCAACCTACGAGTCCCGCACGCCAGGAATCTGTAGCTAAGTTAGAATCTCTGTTGACTGCAACAACATCATCATCAGAATCGACAATTGCAGTTCCTCAGACGAATCAAGCTAGTGAACAACTCAGAGGAACTTTAAGTGGATTAAGAGATTCCAGAGTCACTCAAAGCAGTAATACAGTAGCTTCAGGTATTAATAACAATAATAATACAAGTAATAGTACAAGAGTACAGCGATCGCCTATAGCTGTCGCACCCACTGCACCTAGCACTCCACAAATTAAAACAGGTCCACAAAATAATAATAGTGGTAATAATTCCAGGGGTTCAGGTGATGGTCGTGCAGCTTGTACTCAGTGCAATGTTAGCTATCCAGAATCTGCCAGACGGCGAGGCGATGAAGGAAAAGTAGAAGTAGCTGTTGATACTGATTCCAACGGTAATGTCATTGGAGCGCCGCGGCTTCTTAACTCTAGTGGTAACCGCAGATTAGACGAAGAAACCTTGAGACAAGCGCGTAATTGGAAATTTAAACCCTCAGAGAGTGGCAGAGAGGGAGTATCAATATCCACAGAATTTGCTATTGAAGGTTCACGGCGACACCGCCAAGTCCAAGAACGGAAAAGAAAAGAACAAGAGCAAGCAAGACAGAGAAGCCGCGAGAGAGCAGCATCTAGTTCCACTCCCACACCGAGTCCAAATACTCCTCCTGCCAGCACCACCAGCACACCTACGGTCAGAGCCAGACGAGAAATTACACCCACAGCCCCAGCAGCACCAGTTACCAGACCCGCAGCAGCAACACCAGTTAGACAACCACGCCAGCAAAACACCGCCGCAGGGTCATCATCTGGAACAAGTACGACTCCTACTCCTAGCCAATCAAACGTCAGAGATTCTTTGCGTAGGGTCAAGCGTCAGCGAACCAATCCAGCGCCAGCACCAGCAGCAGCACGACCAGCGCCACGACCAGCACCAGCAGCACAACCTAGTACAAATCGGCGGCCACGCCCCACAGCCAGTACACCAGCACCAGCAGCACCCGCCCCTTCATCTGCTAGTCAAAATCAGTTGCGGAATTCATTACGCAATAGTCGCCAAGCAGCTCCATCTGAGCCAGCAAGTCAGGAGTAG
- a CDS encoding TIGR00300 family protein: MTSLIRFLMCAPDHYDVDYVINPWMEGNIHKSSRDRAVEQWQKLYHILKQHAIVDLVTPQIGWPDMVFTANAGLVLGKNVVLSRFLHKERQGEEPFFQNWFEENGYTVNLLPKDLPFEGAGDALLDREGRWLWAGYGFRSELDSHPYLAKWLDIEVLSLRLIDERFYHLDTCFCPLANGYLLYYPGAFDAYSNRLIEMRVAPEKRIAITEADAVNFACNTVNVESIVIMNKASNTLKARLTDLGFRVIETPLTEFLKAGGAAKCLTLRVTEPLDTEIHANVSVESRVIRMEGHLLDSGLINQALDLIVDTGGSFQVMNFNLGEQRQSTSAAEVRVSAPDHEVMEEIISQLIDLGAVDLPQDERDAKLQPVTQAGVAPDDFYVSTIYPTEVRINGEWVRVENQRMDGAIAITQTANGLVARCKLLRDLEVGDRVIVDVLGIRTIRKTESREQRNSQEFSFMSSGVSSERRVEIVVEQVAWELRKIRDAGGKVVVTAGPVVIHTGGGEHLAQLMREGYVQALLGGNAIAVHDIEQNMMGTSLGVDMKRGVAVRGGHRHHLKAINTIRRFGSIAKAVEAGVIKSGVMYECVSNNIPFSLAGSIRDDGPLPDTQMNLIKAQEEYAKLIEGAEMILMLSSMLHSIGVGNMTPAGVKMVCVDINPAVVTKLSDRGSVESVGVVTDVGLFLSLLIQQLEKLTNPYVASVG, from the coding sequence ATGACTTCCTTGATTCGCTTCTTGATGTGCGCCCCTGACCACTATGATGTGGACTATGTAATTAATCCCTGGATGGAAGGGAATATTCACAAGTCTTCGCGCGATCGCGCCGTAGAACAGTGGCAAAAACTCTACCACATCCTCAAACAACACGCCATTGTCGATTTAGTCACGCCCCAGATTGGTTGGCCTGATATGGTGTTTACCGCCAACGCTGGTTTAGTTCTGGGGAAAAATGTTGTCCTCAGTCGATTTTTGCATAAAGAACGTCAGGGAGAAGAACCTTTCTTCCAAAACTGGTTTGAGGAAAACGGTTACACGGTGAATTTATTGCCGAAAGACTTACCCTTTGAAGGTGCTGGAGATGCACTTTTAGATCGGGAAGGACGTTGGTTATGGGCTGGTTATGGTTTTCGCTCAGAATTGGATTCTCACCCTTACTTAGCTAAATGGCTAGATATTGAGGTGTTGTCTCTGCGACTCATTGATGAGCGCTTCTATCACCTAGATACTTGCTTCTGTCCTTTAGCTAACGGCTATTTATTGTATTATCCCGGTGCTTTTGATGCTTATTCTAATCGCTTAATAGAAATGCGAGTTGCACCAGAAAAGCGCATAGCAATTACCGAAGCTGATGCTGTCAACTTTGCCTGTAATACGGTGAATGTGGAAAGCATCGTGATTATGAACAAAGCCAGCAATACTTTAAAAGCACGTTTAACAGATTTGGGTTTCCGAGTTATTGAAACTCCTTTGACGGAATTCCTCAAAGCCGGTGGTGCTGCTAAATGTCTGACACTGCGAGTCACAGAACCACTAGATACAGAAATTCATGCCAATGTCTCGGTAGAAAGCCGCGTGATTCGCATGGAAGGGCATTTGCTTGACTCTGGTTTGATTAACCAAGCTCTAGATTTGATTGTGGATACTGGCGGAAGTTTCCAAGTCATGAATTTTAACTTGGGAGAACAACGCCAAAGCACATCTGCGGCTGAGGTGCGAGTTTCAGCGCCTGATCATGAGGTGATGGAAGAAATCATCTCGCAGTTAATTGATTTGGGTGCTGTTGATTTACCCCAAGATGAACGAGATGCCAAATTACAGCCTGTGACTCAAGCTGGGGTGGCTCCTGATGATTTCTATGTGAGTACGATTTATCCTACGGAAGTGCGGATTAACGGTGAGTGGGTGCGGGTAGAAAATCAGCGCATGGATGGCGCGATCGCGATTACTCAAACTGCCAATGGTTTAGTCGCTAGGTGTAAACTGTTACGTGACTTAGAAGTGGGAGACAGAGTAATTGTAGATGTACTGGGTATCCGTACTATCCGCAAAACAGAATCACGTGAACAGCGTAATTCTCAAGAATTTAGCTTTATGTCCTCTGGGGTTTCCAGCGAAAGACGTGTGGAAATTGTGGTGGAACAAGTGGCTTGGGAATTACGTAAAATTAGGGATGCTGGGGGTAAAGTAGTTGTCACTGCTGGTCCAGTGGTAATTCACACCGGGGGCGGCGAACATTTGGCGCAACTGATGCGGGAAGGATATGTACAAGCGCTCTTGGGTGGGAATGCGATCGCAGTCCATGACATTGAGCAAAATATGATGGGGACTTCTCTGGGTGTGGACATGAAGCGGGGTGTCGCTGTGCGGGGTGGACATCGCCATCACCTCAAAGCTATTAATACTATCCGCCGTTTTGGCAGCATTGCCAAGGCTGTGGAAGCGGGAGTGATTAAAAGTGGCGTGATGTATGAGTGTGTTTCTAATAACATACCTTTTAGCCTCGCTGGTTCTATTCGGGATGATGGACCTTTGCCTGATACCCAAATGAATCTGATTAAAGCACAGGAGGAATACGCCAAACTGATTGAGGGTGCGGAGATGATTTTGATGCTGTCATCAATGCTACATTCTATTGGGGTGGGCAATATGACTCCGGCTGGGGTGAAAATGGTCTGTGTAGATATTAACCCGGCTGTAGTTACTAAGTTAAGCGATCGCGGTTCTGTGGAATCGGTGGGTGTGGTGACAGATGTGGGTTTGTTCCTCAGTCTGTTGATTCAGCAGTTGGAAAAGTTGACAAATCCCTATGTTGCTAGTGTAGGTTAA
- a CDS encoding transposase: MTQKLIKSDFSELDLLQTIEPKGIADESMRQTVEVLLNLIEQLQSKVKGLESENQRLRDENNRLKGEQGQPEIKAKNKKGFNNKHSSEEERKTPKKHSKGSKNQTIKIDREQILEYPQDKLPEDAKFKGYEEVIVQNIILETDNVLFRKEKYYSALEKKTYLAELPCGYEGEFGPGIKTLVISLYYGGNMTQGKLLEFLEDIGISMSAGYLSNLLIKNHTDFESEKTEVYSAGLASSPWQHFDQTAARVAGVNYTTNVVCNPLYTVYLTTAKKDRLSVLLGLQNGRELEFILNQLTSELLENFQLPTKWKNALKLLPQETVLSQGQFNTLLDIYLPKLGSQQRTRIMEAAAITFYHQQTDWPVVQTLVCDDAPQFKLLTDNIALCWVHEGRHYKKLSPFIACHQKSLDEFLDKFWKYYRKLLAYRDSPHQQQADELRAEFWTLFSTDSGYEQLDERKRLTRLKISELLRVLEHPELPLHNNPAELAARTMVQRRNISYATQTLEGTQAWDTFMSLVATTRKLGISFFEYIRDRISQVGNIPSLGSIIREKSVLNPFGCSWVLE, from the coding sequence ATGACGCAAAAGCTTATTAAGAGTGACTTTTCCGAATTAGATTTGCTGCAAACCATCGAGCCAAAAGGGATTGCAGACGAATCCATGCGTCAGACAGTAGAGGTATTATTGAACCTCATCGAGCAATTACAATCAAAAGTAAAAGGCTTAGAGTCAGAGAATCAACGGTTAAGAGATGAAAATAATCGGCTCAAGGGAGAACAAGGTCAGCCAGAGATAAAAGCCAAGAACAAGAAAGGCTTTAATAACAAGCACTCATCAGAAGAAGAAAGAAAAACCCCAAAAAAGCACTCCAAGGGCAGTAAAAATCAAACAATTAAAATAGACCGGGAACAAATACTAGAATATCCCCAAGACAAACTACCAGAAGATGCAAAGTTTAAAGGGTATGAAGAAGTAATTGTCCAAAACATCATCCTGGAAACCGACAACGTACTATTCCGCAAAGAGAAATACTACTCAGCTTTAGAAAAGAAAACTTATCTAGCAGAACTGCCTTGCGGTTACGAAGGAGAATTTGGACCAGGAATAAAAACCTTAGTTATCAGCTTGTACTACGGGGGTAACATGACCCAAGGCAAGTTGTTAGAATTCTTAGAGGATATAGGCATTTCCATGTCAGCAGGCTATTTATCAAACCTACTGATTAAAAACCATACTGATTTTGAAAGTGAGAAAACCGAAGTATATTCAGCAGGACTAGCGAGCAGTCCTTGGCAGCACTTTGACCAGACTGCTGCTCGCGTTGCTGGGGTGAACTACACAACTAATGTAGTGTGTAACCCTTTGTATACAGTCTACTTGACAACTGCCAAGAAAGACCGATTGAGTGTACTACTGGGATTGCAAAATGGAAGAGAACTTGAATTTATCCTCAATCAACTTACAAGTGAGTTGTTGGAAAATTTCCAACTTCCGACTAAATGGAAGAATGCTCTCAAACTATTACCTCAAGAAACTGTATTGAGTCAGGGACAATTTAATACTCTACTTGATATATATCTGCCCAAACTGGGTTCCCAACAACGTACCCGAATCATGGAAGCCGCCGCTATTACTTTCTATCATCAGCAAACTGATTGGCCTGTGGTGCAAACTCTCGTCTGCGATGATGCCCCCCAATTCAAATTACTGACTGATAATATAGCTTTGTGTTGGGTACATGAGGGACGACATTACAAAAAATTGAGTCCGTTTATTGCTTGTCACCAAAAGAGTTTAGATGAATTTCTGGATAAGTTCTGGAAATATTACCGGAAATTATTAGCTTATCGAGATTCTCCCCATCAACAGCAAGCTGACGAACTTAGAGCAGAATTTTGGACACTTTTTTCCACAGACAGTGGTTATGAACAGTTGGATGAGCGAAAACGATTAACGCGCCTGAAAATTTCGGAATTGCTCAGAGTTTTAGAGCATCCTGAATTACCTTTGCACAATAATCCGGCGGAGTTAGCTGCTCGGACGATGGTACAACGGCGTAATATTAGTTATGCAACTCAGACTCTTGAGGGTACTCAGGCTTGGGATACTTTTATGTCTCTTGTTGCCACTACTCGTAAGTTGGGTATCAGCTTTTTTGAATATATCCGTGACCGCATTTCTCAGGTGGGAAATATTCCCTCTTTGGGGTCTATTATTCGCGAAAAATCTGTTCTCAACCCCTTTGGTTGCTCATGGGTTCTTGAATAA
- a CDS encoding DUF2085 domain-containing protein, producing the protein MQRVILSRDLQVNWVSFIADFLLVGMVFGPPIAPFLAASDVSLLGRIADIIYFMGNHVCPQPDMGLDLAPPFIMAVCMRCYGTVTGLLITRLLYGVTGGKGFYWLSQYGWNGAALASVLMMAYPLELAAQVFGLWDFNNYLVTPFGLITGLSWGLFTMPILHGWQQGKRTNFSPEWHRIKKEAHL; encoded by the coding sequence ATGCAAAGGGTTATTTTGTCAAGGGATTTACAGGTTAATTGGGTGAGTTTTATTGCTGATTTCCTGTTGGTGGGGATGGTTTTTGGTCCACCTATTGCTCCTTTTTTGGCTGCGTCTGATGTGTCTTTGCTGGGTAGGATTGCGGACATTATTTATTTCATGGGTAATCATGTTTGTCCGCAACCTGATATGGGTTTGGATTTAGCACCCCCGTTTATTATGGCTGTGTGTATGCGTTGCTATGGTACGGTGACGGGGTTGCTAATTACTCGGTTGTTGTATGGGGTAACTGGTGGTAAAGGTTTTTATTGGTTAAGTCAATATGGTTGGAATGGTGCAGCTTTAGCTAGTGTGTTGATGATGGCTTATCCTTTGGAATTGGCTGCACAGGTTTTTGGTTTGTGGGATTTTAATAATTATTTGGTGACACCTTTTGGATTAATTACGGGTTTGTCTTGGGGTTTATTTACTATGCCGATTCTGCATGGTTGGCAACAAGGTAAGCGGACAAATTTCAGCCCTGAATGGCATAGAATTAAAAAAGAAGCTCACCTATAG
- a CDS encoding VWA domain-containing protein, whose translation MINTSYDFDQAILPTGSSLKTKILLRFRANIAESPRRNLNLSLVIDRSGSMAGGALHHALKAAESVVDQLESNDILSVVVYDDEVNTVISPQPVTDKPELKKSIRKVRAGGITNLSGGWLKGCEYVKAQLDPQKINRVLLLTDGHANMGIVDPKILTATSGKKAEEGITTTTLGFAQGFNEDLLIGMARAANGNFYFIQSIDEATEVFSIELDSLRAVVGQNLTVTLELADGVSLVDTLSLATVNQNQTGQAVISLGELYEGEDKLLGLSLDISSAPVGDLPVMKLHYSADVVQDNLIESVSGTADVFAKVGTIEEAAAASSSHVILELSRLTIAKAKEIALDLAEHGRHEEAEQTLRVLVKDLQDKGLNENFEIAEEIDQLEYFASRIAQKALGNAGRKEMRDQTYQTMTRNRSDLGGRGVTSGDEVYAMPVVNEVGDGVELHCVREGGKLRVKVVSEGYDNSKNVQFPRAIRAEGAHYIVEGLELSSDRTFYRVQGDITRFAQAGVADTFVNRRTTQRVSTGKAAKGPASAADLETTDTVDNQVLVQCVKDGSKLRARVVSDGYEPDWNMRFPRSVREEGMLYVVDEVKTAPDGKSYIACGEIKRFVQATINN comes from the coding sequence ATGATTAATACCAGTTACGACTTTGACCAAGCCATCCTACCTACAGGTTCTTCATTAAAAACCAAAATTTTATTGCGTTTTCGGGCTAATATTGCGGAATCTCCTCGCCGCAATCTCAATCTTTCTCTGGTAATTGACCGTTCTGGCTCTATGGCTGGTGGTGCTTTGCATCACGCACTTAAAGCGGCTGAGTCTGTGGTGGATCAACTGGAATCAAATGATATTCTCTCAGTAGTGGTTTACGATGATGAAGTAAATACCGTTATTTCACCTCAACCTGTAACTGATAAGCCGGAACTGAAAAAATCTATCCGTAAAGTCAGAGCCGGCGGTATTACTAATTTATCTGGGGGTTGGCTCAAAGGTTGCGAATATGTCAAAGCACAACTTGATCCCCAAAAAATTAACCGTGTACTTTTACTTACCGATGGTCATGCCAATATGGGGATTGTAGACCCCAAGATACTGACGGCGACATCTGGTAAAAAAGCTGAAGAAGGCATCACTACAACTACTTTAGGTTTTGCTCAAGGTTTTAATGAAGATTTGTTGATTGGTATGGCTAGAGCCGCCAATGGTAATTTCTACTTTATTCAAAGCATTGATGAAGCCACAGAAGTATTTAGCATTGAGTTAGACAGTCTCAGAGCCGTGGTTGGTCAAAACCTCACAGTGACACTGGAATTGGCTGATGGTGTCAGTCTCGTAGATACTTTAAGTCTGGCTACAGTTAATCAAAATCAAACTGGTCAAGCGGTGATTAGTTTGGGCGAACTTTACGAAGGGGAAGATAAACTGTTAGGGTTGAGTCTGGATATATCCTCAGCCCCAGTAGGTGATTTACCTGTAATGAAACTGCATTACAGCGCTGATGTTGTCCAAGATAACCTGATTGAAAGTGTTTCAGGTACAGCCGATGTCTTCGCTAAAGTTGGCACTATCGAGGAAGCTGCTGCTGCGTCTTCGAGCCATGTCATCTTGGAACTGAGTCGTCTTACAATTGCTAAAGCTAAAGAAATTGCCCTTGATTTAGCTGAACATGGCAGACATGAGGAAGCTGAACAAACCTTGCGGGTATTGGTTAAAGACCTCCAGGATAAAGGGTTGAATGAGAATTTTGAAATTGCTGAAGAGATAGACCAGCTAGAGTATTTCGCCAGTCGCATCGCTCAAAAAGCTCTGGGTAATGCTGGACGTAAAGAAATGCGTGATCAAACCTACCAGACAATGACACGCAATCGCAGCGATTTAGGCGGTCGTGGTGTTACATCTGGCGATGAAGTCTATGCAATGCCGGTTGTGAATGAAGTCGGTGACGGTGTGGAACTGCATTGTGTTCGGGAAGGCGGTAAATTAAGGGTTAAAGTTGTCTCTGAGGGCTACGATAATAGTAAAAATGTCCAGTTTCCGCGAGCAATTAGGGCTGAAGGCGCACATTATATTGTAGAAGGATTGGAACTTTCAAGCGATCGCACTTTTTACCGTGTCCAGGGAGACATTACTCGTTTTGCTCAAGCAGGTGTCGCAGATACATTTGTCAACCGCAGAACTACGCAAAGAGTTAGCACAGGTAAAGCTGCCAAAGGACCCGCCAGTGCTGCTGACTTGGAAACAACTGATACTGTTGATAATCAGGTTTTAGTCCAGTGTGTCAAAGATGGTAGTAAGCTCAGAGCCAGGGTGGTTTCTGACGGTTATGAACCAGATTGGAATATGCGCTTTCCTCGTTCGGTACGGGAAGAAGGTATGCTTTATGTTGTGGATGAAGTGAAGACAGCCCCTGATGGTAAGTCTTATATTGCTTGTGGGGAAATAAAGCGTTTTGTGCAAGCCACAATTAACAATTAA